In a single window of the Panthera leo isolate Ple1 chromosome A1, P.leo_Ple1_pat1.1, whole genome shotgun sequence genome:
- the IRX1 gene encoding iroquois-class homeodomain protein IRX-1, giving the protein MSFPQLGYPQYLSAAGPGAYGGERPGVLAAAAAAAAAASSGRPGAAELGAGAGAAAVTSVLGMYAAAGPYAGAPNYSAFLPYAADLSLFSQMGSQYELKDNPGVHPATFTAHTAPAYYPYGQFQYGDPGRPKNATRESTSTLKAWLNEHRKNPYPTKGEKIMLAIITKMTLTQVSTWFANARRRLKKENKVTWGARSKDQEDGALFGSDTEGDPEKAEDDEEIDLESIDIDKIDEHDGDQSNEDEEDKAEAPRPPAAPTALARDQGSPLAAADALKSQDSPLGLVKEVPEPGSTRLLSPGAASGGLQGAPHSKPKIWSLAETATSPDGAPKASPPPPAGHPGAHGPPAGAPLQHPAFLPSHGLYTCHIGKFSNWTNGAFLTQGSLLNMRSFLGVGAPHAAPHGPHLPAPPPPPPPQPPVPVAAGVLHGDKASARSSPALPERDLVPRPESPAQQLKSPFQPVRDNSLAPQEGTPRILAALPSA; this is encoded by the exons ATGTCCTTCCCGCAGCTGGGCTACCCGCAGTACCTGAGCGCCGCGGGGCCCGGCGCCTACGGCGGCGAGCGCCCGGGGGTGCTggccgcggccgccgcggccgccgccgccgcctcgtcGGGCCGGCCGGGGGCGGCGGAGctgggcgcgggcgcgggcgcggccGCCGTCACCTCGGTGCTGGGCATGTACGCGGCGGCCGGCCCGTACGCGGGCGCGCCCAACTACAGCGCCTTCCTGCCCTACGCCGCCGACCTCAGCCTCTTCTCGCAGATG GGCTCACAGTACGAACTCAAAGACAACCCGGGGGTGCACCCTGCCACCTTCACAGCCCACACGGCGCCGGCGTACTACCCCTACGGCCAGTTCCAGTACGGGGACCCCGGGCGGCCCAAGAACGCCACGCGCGAGAGCACCAGCACGCTCAAGGCCTGGCTGAACGAGCACCGCAAGAACCCGTACCCCACCAAGGGCGAGAAGATCATGCTGGCCATCATCACCAAGATGACCCTCACGCAGGTGTCCACCTGGTTCGCCAACGCGCGCCGGCGCCTCAAGAAGGAGAACAAGGTGACGTGGGGCGCGCGCAGCAAGGACCAGGAGGACGGCGCCCTCTTCGGAAGCGACACCGAGGGCGACCCGGAGAAGGCCGAGGACGACGAGGAGATCGACCTAGAGAGCATTGACATCGACAAAATCGACGAGCACGATGGCGACCAGAGCAACGAGGACGAAGAGGACAAGGCCGAGGCGCCGCGCCCGCCGGCGGCACCTACCGCCCTCGCCCGGGACCAGGGCTCGCCGCTGGCAGCCGCCGACGCGCTCAAGTCCCAGGACTCGCCCCTGGGCCTGGTCAAGGAGGTCCCGGAGCCCGGCAGCACTCGCCTGCTGAGTCCCGGCGCCGCGTCGGGTGGCCTGCAGGGCGCGCCTCACAGCAAGCCCAAGATCTGGTCCCTGGCAGAAACGGCCACCAGCCCCGACGGCGCGCCCAAGGCCTCGCCGCCTCCGCCCGCAGGCCATCCAGGCGCGCACGGGCCCCCCGCGGGCGCGCCGCTGCAGCACCCCGCCTTCCTGCCCAGCCACGGACTGTACACCTGCCACATCGGCAAGTTCTCCAACTGGACCAACGGCGCGTTCCTCACGCAGGGCTCCCTGCTCAACATGCGCTCCTTCCTGGGCGTCGGCGCGCCCCACGCCGCGCCCCACGGCCCGCACctgcccgcgccgccgccgccgccgccgccgcagccgcccgTCCCCGTTGCCGCGGGGGTGCTCCACGGTGACAAGGCCTCCGCTCGAAGCAGCCCCGCGCTTCCAG agAGAGACCTCGTCCCCAGGCCGGAGTCGCCGGCACAGCAGTTAAAATCCCCCTTCCAGCCCGTGCGCGACAA CTCGCTGGCCCCGCAGGAGGGAACGCCGCGGATCCTAGCAGCCCTCCCGTCCGCCTGA